The Chitinophaga flava genome has a segment encoding these proteins:
- a CDS encoding 3-keto-disaccharide hydrolase, translating into MKKLLTTLLLLSGLHSFAQKEIAPNKWLKLFNGKDLKDWDIKITGYDLNDNFGNTFRVQDGLLTVSYDKYDEFKERYGHIFYKKNFSAYLIVAEYRFTGNQVKGGPGWAFRNSGIMLHGQPAATMTKNQDFPISLEEQLLGGNGKDPRSTANLCTPGTNVVMNGKLITDHCISSTSKTYHGDQWVHVEALVLRDSVIKHIMGKDTVLVYNKPQIGGGNVLHADPAVKKDGTLLSEGSISLQSESHPVQFRKVELFDLSPYINDPVKLNRILQLLQQRNSIKK; encoded by the coding sequence ATGAAAAAGTTATTGACCACGTTATTGTTACTGTCGGGCCTGCACAGCTTTGCACAAAAAGAAATAGCCCCGAATAAATGGCTGAAACTATTTAATGGAAAGGACCTCAAAGACTGGGACATCAAAATAACCGGCTACGACCTCAATGATAATTTCGGTAATACCTTCCGCGTACAGGATGGTCTCCTAACAGTCAGCTACGATAAATACGATGAGTTTAAAGAACGCTATGGACATATCTTCTATAAAAAGAATTTCTCCGCTTACCTCATTGTGGCTGAATACCGCTTCACCGGCAATCAGGTGAAAGGTGGTCCGGGCTGGGCTTTCCGCAACAGCGGTATTATGTTACACGGACAGCCTGCTGCCACCATGACCAAAAATCAGGACTTCCCCATCTCCCTGGAAGAACAGCTGCTGGGTGGCAACGGCAAAGATCCCAGAAGCACAGCCAATCTCTGTACGCCCGGTACCAACGTGGTAATGAACGGTAAGCTGATTACCGACCACTGCATCAGCTCCACTTCCAAAACCTATCATGGTGACCAGTGGGTGCATGTGGAAGCGCTGGTGCTCCGCGACTCCGTGATCAAACACATCATGGGAAAAGATACGGTGCTCGTATACAACAAACCACAGATAGGAGGGGGAAATGTATTACATGCAGACCCTGCCGTGAAAAAAGATGGCACACTTCTCAGTGAAGGCTCTATCTCCCTGCAGAGCGAAAGCCATCCCGTACAGTTCCGCAAAGTGGAGCTGTTTGATCTTTCTCCTTATATCAATGATCCGGTGAAACTCAACAGAATCTTACAGCTGTTGCAGCAACGGAACAGTATTAAAAAATAA
- a CDS encoding DUF4272 domain-containing protein, which yields MENCTLYTHEVDMGKVLTRMRAHFDASSLKVTGQDDHWESITVVSKKRRLRKGNTLTITYRQRAVPGYTLEHSDEPIIVNLHGMYAFVQQISADNQELKERLLAKIPTINTEVVIKAEPSFNGDLRSAVMELAYELDAFFFSEGNVIFNTDVQGFWDKTGALLLDVNGHSTATHLTVNIDAKYFDSQTPPSPDALERKARSLQQLQSMGIRSSAMLPAITDESNVVLRTPAEVAARVAVLSAVNAVAFGYLEGKEIIGYLQQHQLWEHTTPEEKSFLDNPTEELKTKETWKCEDIWVLMWALNKVPELGYMNDLCNLDMVPQEVYPFKGVESDPASFFSSAKELRPATEILDANDLYYRAHWSCVDAILKSEESPAHRGIVYERHYALNWLINYRNQPWDEVTCDT from the coding sequence ATGGAAAATTGTACCCTCTACACGCATGAGGTAGATATGGGGAAGGTGTTGACGCGCATGCGTGCGCACTTTGATGCATCTTCCCTGAAAGTAACAGGACAGGACGATCACTGGGAGTCTATTACAGTAGTTTCGAAAAAAAGACGTTTAAGAAAGGGTAACACCCTTACTATCACTTACAGACAGCGGGCTGTACCGGGATATACGCTGGAACACAGCGATGAGCCCATCATCGTTAACCTGCATGGCATGTATGCTTTTGTACAGCAGATATCCGCCGACAATCAGGAACTGAAAGAGCGGCTGCTGGCAAAAATCCCGACCATCAACACAGAGGTGGTAATTAAGGCGGAGCCTTCTTTTAATGGCGACCTCCGTTCGGCAGTGATGGAACTCGCCTACGAGCTGGACGCTTTCTTCTTCTCCGAAGGCAATGTGATCTTTAATACCGATGTACAAGGCTTCTGGGATAAAACAGGGGCTCTGCTACTCGATGTAAACGGACATTCTACCGCCACCCATCTTACTGTCAATATCGACGCAAAATATTTCGACAGCCAGACACCACCATCTCCGGATGCACTGGAAAGAAAAGCCCGCAGCCTGCAACAGCTGCAATCAATGGGTATCCGCTCCAGCGCCATGCTGCCGGCCATTACAGACGAAAGTAATGTAGTGCTCCGCACACCCGCCGAAGTAGCTGCCCGTGTAGCCGTGCTCTCCGCTGTTAACGCCGTCGCTTTCGGATATCTCGAAGGAAAAGAAATCATCGGTTATCTGCAGCAGCATCAGTTGTGGGAACATACCACACCGGAAGAAAAATCCTTCCTGGATAATCCTACCGAAGAACTGAAAACAAAGGAAACCTGGAAATGTGAAGATATCTGGGTACTGATGTGGGCACTCAACAAAGTGCCGGAGCTGGGGTATATGAATGATCTCTGTAATCTGGATATGGTGCCACAGGAAGTATATCCCTTTAAAGGGGTTGAATCCGATCCGGCCTCCTTTTTCAGCTCAGCAAAGGAACTACGTCCTGCCACTGAAATACTGGATGCCAACGATCTTTATTACCGCGCCCACTGGTCTTGCGTGGATGCTATCCTGAAAAGTGAAGAATCACCTGCTCACCGGGGTATTGTTTACGAAAGACACTACGCGCTCAACTGGTTAATCAACTATCGTAACCAGCCATGGGACGAGGTTACCTGCGATACCTGA
- a CDS encoding DUF885 domain-containing protein: MRKILLCAAAAAAMIACNNGNSSQGGGKADSAFNNAFTAYTQHFIDQLWKENPDWATNVGYHKYDSVLIVPDSAAQQASLAFAQQHLDSLKSYELSKLSDANQIDYQLIENYLKSVQWSIKEQKHNEWDPSTFNVSQTFAFILNENYEPLESRLRSFSARLGNVPAYYEAAKKQIKDPVPELTSLAVDQNNGGLSVFEKDFVDSLQKTSFSADEKKNMIARAQTATKAIKDYATWLKALKPAHPRSFRLGQPLYDQKFNFDIQSSYTASQIFDSAMARKAYVHKEMARISRELWPKYFGSQPIPSDSLELIGRMIDTLSVKHVKPEEFQAAIEKQLPTLIAFIKEKDLLYIDPKKPLVVRKEPAYMAGVAGASISAPGPYDKGGNTYYNVGSLEGWPKDKAESYLREYNQYILQILDIHEAIPGHYTQLVYANQSPSLIKSLMSNGAMIEGWAVYTEQMMLENGYGNNEPEMWLMWYKWNLRAVCNTILDYSVHAKNMSREEAIHLLTKEAFQQQAEAEGKWKRVSVTSVQLTSYYTGYKEIIDLREAYKKKMGKDYSLKTFNEKFLSYGSAPVKYIRQLMLK, translated from the coding sequence ATGAGAAAAATACTTCTTTGCGCCGCCGCGGCTGCAGCCATGATTGCCTGTAACAACGGCAACAGCTCCCAGGGTGGTGGTAAGGCAGACAGTGCGTTCAACAACGCATTCACTGCCTATACACAACATTTTATCGACCAATTATGGAAAGAAAATCCCGATTGGGCCACTAATGTAGGTTATCACAAATACGACTCCGTACTGATTGTGCCTGACAGTGCCGCTCAACAGGCCAGCCTGGCTTTTGCGCAGCAACACCTGGATTCCCTCAAGTCTTATGAACTCAGCAAACTGTCTGATGCCAACCAGATAGACTATCAGCTGATAGAAAACTATCTGAAATCCGTACAATGGAGTATTAAAGAACAGAAACACAACGAGTGGGACCCTTCCACTTTTAATGTGAGCCAGACTTTTGCTTTTATACTCAATGAAAACTATGAGCCGCTGGAATCCCGTCTGCGCAGCTTTTCAGCCAGACTGGGCAATGTGCCCGCCTACTATGAAGCCGCCAAAAAACAGATCAAGGACCCTGTACCGGAGCTAACTTCACTGGCGGTAGACCAGAACAACGGCGGCCTGTCCGTCTTCGAAAAAGATTTCGTAGACTCTTTACAGAAAACCAGCTTCAGCGCCGACGAAAAGAAAAACATGATTGCCCGTGCACAAACCGCCACCAAGGCTATCAAGGACTATGCAACCTGGCTCAAGGCGCTGAAACCTGCCCACCCACGCAGCTTCCGCCTGGGACAACCCCTGTACGATCAGAAATTCAACTTCGATATTCAATCTTCCTATACGGCATCTCAGATCTTTGATTCCGCTATGGCCCGCAAAGCCTATGTGCATAAAGAAATGGCCCGTATCAGCCGCGAACTGTGGCCTAAATATTTCGGCAGCCAGCCGATACCTTCCGACTCACTGGAACTGATAGGACGTATGATAGACACCCTGTCCGTAAAACATGTGAAACCAGAAGAATTCCAGGCAGCTATTGAAAAACAGCTCCCAACACTGATCGCCTTCATCAAGGAAAAAGACCTGTTGTATATCGATCCCAAGAAACCGCTGGTGGTACGTAAAGAACCAGCTTATATGGCCGGTGTAGCCGGCGCTTCCATCAGCGCTCCCGGCCCGTACGACAAAGGTGGCAATACCTACTACAACGTCGGCAGCCTGGAAGGATGGCCTAAAGACAAAGCAGAAAGTTACCTGCGCGAATACAATCAGTACATCCTGCAGATACTGGACATCCACGAAGCTATCCCTGGCCACTATACACAGCTGGTGTACGCCAACCAGTCGCCCAGCCTGATCAAATCACTGATGAGCAACGGCGCTATGATTGAAGGATGGGCCGTATATACCGAACAGATGATGCTCGAAAACGGCTATGGCAACAACGAACCTGAAATGTGGCTGATGTGGTACAAATGGAATCTGCGCGCAGTATGCAATACCATCCTCGACTACAGTGTACATGCCAAAAACATGAGCCGCGAAGAGGCTATCCATCTGCTGACCAAAGAGGCTTTCCAGCAACAAGCTGAAGCTGAAGGCAAATGGAAAAGAGTTAGTGTAACCAGTGTACAGCTCACCAGCTATTATACGGGCTACAAAGAAATCATTGACCTGCGGGAAGCTTATAAAAAGAAGATGGGCAAAGATTACAGCCTGAAAACTTTCAATGAGAAATTCCTGAGCTATGGCAGCGCGCCGGTGAAATATATCCGCCAGCTGATGCTGAAATAA
- a CDS encoding RNA ligase family protein → MAISQKYGRTYHYPFSPGTTSDDRIQHDYWEHLVNIPQLIHTEKLDGENNCLSRHGVFARSHAAPTTSAWTESIRRYWQSIKNDLGDLEIFLENLYAVHSIEYKNLDHHFYVFGVREQDRWLSWEETCFYAAMLDLPVVPVVKVVTPPAIRQEFEQETLSLVCGRGAFDPHDAFTGEPTIMEGIVSRNAAGYAVSEFSRNVFKYVRKGHVKTDQHWTRHWRRARLNYEGGNYVADYR, encoded by the coding sequence ATGGCGATTTCCCAAAAATATGGCCGTACCTATCATTATCCGTTTTCACCGGGAACTACCAGCGATGACCGCATCCAGCACGACTACTGGGAGCATCTGGTCAATATCCCGCAGTTGATACATACGGAAAAACTGGACGGAGAAAATAACTGTCTTTCCCGGCACGGAGTGTTTGCGCGTTCACATGCGGCACCCACTACTTCTGCATGGACAGAAAGCATACGCCGTTACTGGCAAAGTATTAAAAATGATCTGGGTGATCTGGAGATCTTCCTGGAAAACCTGTACGCGGTACATTCTATAGAATATAAAAACCTGGACCATCATTTTTATGTGTTTGGTGTCCGGGAACAGGATCGTTGGCTGAGCTGGGAAGAGACCTGCTTTTATGCGGCCATGCTGGATTTGCCGGTAGTGCCGGTAGTGAAGGTAGTAACGCCGCCGGCTATACGCCAGGAGTTTGAACAGGAGACGCTGTCGCTGGTGTGTGGCCGTGGCGCCTTTGATCCGCATGATGCGTTTACCGGTGAACCTACTATTATGGAAGGCATCGTGTCGCGTAATGCTGCGGGTTATGCCGTGAGTGAATTTTCCCGCAACGTGTTTAAATATGTCCGTAAAGGACACGTAAAAACAGATCAACACTGGACGCGCCACTGGCGCAGGGCCAGGTTAAATTATGAAGGAGGTAATTATGTGGCAGATTACAGATAA
- a CDS encoding ATP-binding protein, producing MKEVIMWQITDNKDWAYLEKKFDWVGVMASVPQDARHHAEGNVAVHTQMVLAELQQLPAYQQLPLQQQEILWAAALLHDVEKYSTTVCAPDGSITSAGHARKGEMRARQILYREVSTPFHIREEIAKLVRYHGLPLWVFDKKDPQKAVITASLEVNTRLLALLARADALGRICDDQADLLYRLDCFEELCRENECWGVPRAFENAAARMYYLMKEETSPDYVPYQQPNTQVIMMSGLPGAGKDTWVQRNYKQWPVISLDDIRRAMKISPTDKSGNGTVIQAAKEQAREYLRRGCSFVWNATNITRQMREQLISLFTTYDAAVTIVYVEVPAARLLQQNTQREHIVPSAAMERLISKLEVPTLTEAHEVIYQVP from the coding sequence ATGAAGGAGGTAATTATGTGGCAGATTACAGATAATAAAGACTGGGCCTACCTGGAAAAAAAATTCGATTGGGTAGGAGTGATGGCTTCGGTGCCCCAGGATGCCCGGCATCATGCGGAAGGTAACGTGGCCGTACATACGCAGATGGTGCTGGCAGAACTGCAGCAGTTGCCCGCATACCAGCAGTTGCCGCTACAGCAGCAGGAGATCCTGTGGGCCGCAGCATTGCTGCATGACGTGGAAAAATATTCCACTACCGTATGTGCGCCGGATGGAAGTATCACTTCTGCGGGCCATGCCCGGAAAGGAGAGATGCGTGCCCGTCAGATCCTGTATCGGGAGGTGTCTACACCTTTTCATATCCGTGAGGAGATCGCGAAGCTGGTACGTTACCATGGGCTGCCGCTCTGGGTCTTTGATAAAAAAGACCCGCAGAAAGCGGTGATCACGGCCAGTCTGGAGGTCAATACCCGTCTGCTGGCGCTGCTGGCCCGGGCCGATGCCTTGGGCCGTATCTGTGATGATCAGGCTGACCTGTTGTACCGGCTGGACTGCTTCGAGGAGCTGTGCCGGGAAAATGAATGCTGGGGCGTGCCCCGGGCATTTGAGAATGCCGCTGCGCGGATGTACTACCTGATGAAGGAAGAAACATCACCGGACTATGTGCCTTACCAGCAGCCCAATACACAGGTGATCATGATGAGTGGCTTGCCCGGCGCAGGAAAGGATACCTGGGTGCAAAGGAATTACAAGCAATGGCCGGTCATCTCCCTGGATGATATCCGCAGGGCTATGAAAATAAGTCCCACCGATAAAAGCGGTAATGGTACTGTGATCCAGGCGGCTAAAGAACAGGCCAGGGAGTATCTCCGTAGGGGCTGTTCCTTTGTTTGGAATGCTACCAACATCACCCGGCAGATGCGTGAACAGCTGATAAGTTTGTTCACCACTTATGATGCGGCGGTAACCATCGTATATGTGGAAGTACCCGCTGCGCGGTTGTTGCAGCAAAACACACAGCGGGAACATATCGTTCCTTCCGCCGCCATGGAAAGGCTTATCAGCAAGCTGGAAGTACCCACGCTTACAGAAGCTCATGAGGTGATATATCAGGTACCTTAA
- a CDS encoding RNA polymerase sigma-70 factor, producing the protein MQETPFSLEQFELLFKEHFKQLALLAYSVVKDKDVAKDIVQEFFVKFWETQHTIQLRGAFDSYAARAVKNRSLNYLASQEVKDRHQQLFAAMTPDDPDMDHADREQFYQRLSHAIDCMPEQRRRVFLMSAADNMKYADIARELNISVNTVKFHIKAAYVFLRNESFVPLWACITWALQSFF; encoded by the coding sequence ATGCAGGAGACTCCTTTTTCTTTGGAGCAGTTTGAATTATTGTTTAAAGAACATTTTAAGCAACTGGCTTTGCTGGCATATAGTGTGGTAAAGGATAAAGATGTTGCCAAGGATATTGTGCAGGAATTTTTTGTGAAGTTTTGGGAGACACAACATACCATACAACTAAGAGGCGCTTTCGATAGCTACGCTGCCAGGGCTGTTAAAAACAGAAGTCTCAACTATCTTGCCAGCCAGGAAGTAAAAGACAGGCACCAGCAGCTCTTTGCTGCTATGACGCCGGATGATCCGGATATGGATCATGCAGACAGGGAACAGTTTTATCAACGGCTGTCACACGCTATCGACTGTATGCCGGAACAACGCCGGCGCGTATTTCTGATGAGCGCCGCAGATAATATGAAGTACGCCGACATTGCCCGGGAACTCAATATCTCTGTTAATACTGTCAAATTTCATATCAAAGCAGCCTATGTATTTCTGCGGAATGAATCTTTTGTTCCGCTATGGGCCTGTATTACATGGGCTTTGCAATCTTTTTTCTGA
- a CDS encoding FecR family protein encodes MTENQPSPDWDKLAARPEQSGQEGDALPPEEEAMLQEYLLIREAAPGWQEIATLDTEAAWQGVAARITHHKKAHFNWFRVAAAAVVTGLIAGGAVFLLKSPHQKPTTTVAAHTAGKNNQVKLITGSGAAVLPDTLTRLREEDGTSISATSNTVSYNAAQTGKSPVYNTLMVPRGKTYKVVLSDGTQVWLNADSRLHFPVAFTGNTREVELEGEACFEAAPLAGKPFLVKAGGVKVVVLGTVFNVNAYTEKILTTLVSGKVRVDAGADIRELTPGQQAACRQGAMSIIKVDPEQFTAWKDGLLVFDNESLGDIMTRLGREYDYTVNFENTSLQHLRLGGNIEKYTDISQVLNLLEQLTDVHFIIHQPQRAIMVKQGK; translated from the coding sequence ATGACAGAAAATCAACCATCACCCGATTGGGACAAACTTGCAGCCAGACCGGAACAGTCCGGGCAGGAAGGCGATGCCTTGCCGCCGGAGGAAGAAGCCATGCTGCAGGAATACCTGCTCATTAGAGAGGCTGCCCCGGGCTGGCAGGAAATAGCAACACTGGATACAGAAGCAGCCTGGCAGGGCGTTGCCGCCAGGATCACACATCATAAAAAGGCTCATTTTAATTGGTTCCGCGTGGCTGCCGCTGCGGTAGTCACCGGATTGATAGCAGGAGGAGCGGTATTCCTGTTGAAATCACCGCATCAGAAACCAACCACCACTGTGGCTGCTCATACTGCCGGAAAGAATAATCAGGTAAAACTGATTACCGGCAGTGGCGCTGCAGTTTTGCCCGATACCCTTACCAGACTGAGGGAAGAAGATGGTACCAGCATCTCCGCTACCAGCAATACAGTATCCTATAACGCAGCACAGACAGGTAAATCGCCGGTATATAATACCCTGATGGTACCGCGGGGCAAGACCTACAAAGTAGTGCTGTCTGATGGTACACAGGTATGGCTCAACGCAGACTCCCGCCTGCACTTCCCCGTTGCTTTTACCGGCAATACCCGTGAAGTGGAACTGGAAGGGGAAGCCTGCTTTGAAGCGGCGCCGCTGGCAGGAAAACCTTTTCTGGTAAAGGCCGGTGGAGTAAAGGTAGTAGTATTGGGAACCGTATTTAACGTAAATGCCTATACGGAAAAGATTCTCACTACGCTTGTCTCCGGAAAAGTAAGGGTAGACGCAGGTGCTGACATAAGGGAACTGACACCCGGTCAGCAGGCAGCTTGCCGCCAGGGAGCCATGAGCATTATAAAAGTAGATCCGGAGCAGTTTACTGCCTGGAAAGACGGCCTGCTCGTGTTCGACAACGAAAGCCTGGGTGATATCATGACCAGGCTGGGAAGAGAATATGACTATACAGTGAACTTTGAAAATACGTCTTTGCAACACCTCCGGTTAGGTGGCAATATTGAAAAATATACCGATATATCTCAGGTGCTCAACCTGCTGGAACAACTAACAGATGTACATTTTATCATTCATCAACCACAACGTGCCATCATGGTTAAACAAGGAAAATAA
- a CDS encoding SusC/RagA family TonB-linked outer membrane protein codes for MKKNYIHGGAMYLKTFYQSVLLFLFTVLWTINVHAQTQLKVTLKADGMSVPEFLKQLNRQTKLRFLYNQEEMMQLPPVTLHVRNEQLDKVLEAAFKGQRVYYNITNGTLVIRYKPALEQITTQAVQQPPITGTITDEDGLPLSHATIQEVGTTRGTYTNDKGFFSFPVTEASILRISYVGMDPVTMPVNKRRELKVSLKRTAATKEVVVTGMVTRNKESFTGAVATFTGAELKAIGNQNIVQSLKTLDPSFIIVENNTLGSNPNAMPNIEVRGKTSISTSDVKDQFGQDPNLPLFILDGFETQLRNIIDLDMNRVESITILKDAASTAMYGARAANGVVVVETRKPKQGELQVYYNGDFRAEIPDLRSYNLMNAREKLQFEVLSGRYTKTSQQLAIDQLELDSIYSAHRALVEQGVNTYWLNEPLHVGFTQGHSVYAGGGDEQLRYGVGVNYKKISGAMKGSGRDAWGGTIDLTYRKGRFNISNKLSVSGYTAKESPYGSFSKYAAASPYFPKRNPDGSISKYLDHPTGDTLSKTINVVNPLYDGTLNNFDNTKNMGVQNNLQMIWTFNSFLRLQGNLQLSKDNTSRENFLSPLNSQFDNSSIYEKGVYNNTKTDAFSYQGNLMLTYARVIQQHSITGNFRTEAQESSTRGYRTAAQGFPESSNGNPAFAFSYQTNSRPGVTIDKYRRINALASVNYMYDGRYMADFTYRIDGSTAFGSNRKFSPFWSVGIGWNLHQEEFFQTIKWVNRLKLRADIGSSGNQNFSSFSSTDLYQYYQLINPFGQGAALTTMGNPDLKWQNTLNANAGADITLLGNRLNITFNAYDKKTDPLIVILTLPSSTGVSGFPANLGIMDTRGIEALVNYAVIYKPKQRIIWKLGYTGSMVRSRYEGFNNGLAGLNKQQQDAKSLQRFYDGRSPDDIWAVPSLGIDPASGMEVLVKKNGTHTFVYNTDDIAVVGNSRPKMEGVISSNFTWKAFNLGINLRYRWGGDVFNTALFNKVENISRGALAYNQDRRALYDRWKNPGDVAQFKGISITEQSQMSSRFVQRENTITGESVNVGYEMLNQPWIRRAGMQSLRFNAYLNDIFRLSTVRAERGTDYPFTNAVAFSVSASF; via the coding sequence ATGAAAAAAAATTACATACATGGCGGAGCCATGTACCTGAAAACTTTTTATCAATCTGTACTGCTCTTTCTTTTTACAGTTTTATGGACGATTAACGTACACGCACAAACGCAGCTGAAAGTAACGCTGAAAGCGGATGGTATGAGCGTTCCCGAATTTCTGAAACAACTAAACCGCCAAACCAAACTCCGTTTTCTCTACAACCAGGAGGAGATGATGCAGCTCCCGCCGGTTACACTGCATGTCCGCAATGAACAGCTGGATAAGGTACTGGAAGCCGCTTTCAAAGGACAGCGGGTATATTACAACATCACCAACGGTACCCTCGTAATCCGCTACAAGCCTGCGCTGGAGCAAATTACCACGCAGGCAGTCCAACAGCCTCCGATCACCGGTACTATTACCGATGAAGACGGTCTGCCGCTTTCGCACGCTACCATACAGGAGGTAGGCACCACCCGTGGTACCTACACCAACGATAAAGGGTTCTTCTCTTTCCCGGTTACCGAAGCTTCCATTCTCCGTATTTCATATGTGGGCATGGACCCTGTTACGATGCCCGTGAATAAAAGGAGAGAGCTGAAAGTATCCCTTAAAAGAACTGCAGCCACGAAAGAAGTAGTGGTAACGGGTATGGTTACACGTAACAAGGAAAGTTTTACCGGTGCGGTAGCCACCTTTACCGGCGCCGAACTGAAAGCCATCGGTAATCAGAACATCGTACAGAGCCTGAAAACCCTGGACCCTTCCTTTATCATCGTGGAAAATAATACGCTGGGCTCCAATCCCAACGCCATGCCTAACATCGAAGTAAGAGGTAAAACCAGCATCTCTACCTCCGACGTAAAAGACCAGTTCGGACAGGATCCTAACCTGCCCCTCTTTATCCTCGATGGTTTCGAAACACAGCTGCGTAACATCATCGATCTGGATATGAACCGCGTGGAATCCATCACCATCCTCAAAGATGCTGCTTCTACAGCCATGTACGGCGCCCGCGCTGCCAACGGCGTAGTAGTAGTGGAAACCCGCAAACCCAAACAGGGGGAGCTGCAGGTATACTACAACGGCGACTTCCGCGCTGAAATCCCCGACCTGCGCAGCTACAATCTCATGAACGCCCGCGAAAAGCTGCAGTTTGAAGTGCTCTCCGGAAGATATACCAAAACCAGCCAGCAGCTGGCCATAGACCAGCTGGAGCTGGATAGCATCTATAGTGCACACCGTGCCCTCGTAGAGCAGGGGGTGAATACCTATTGGCTGAATGAACCGCTGCACGTGGGTTTTACACAAGGGCATTCCGTATATGCTGGTGGTGGGGATGAGCAACTACGTTATGGCGTAGGCGTTAACTACAAAAAAATCAGCGGCGCCATGAAAGGCTCCGGAAGGGATGCCTGGGGTGGTACCATAGATCTTACCTATCGTAAAGGAAGATTTAATATCAGCAATAAACTCAGCGTTTCAGGATATACTGCCAAAGAATCTCCTTATGGCTCTTTCTCTAAGTATGCAGCCGCGAGTCCCTATTTCCCTAAAAGAAATCCGGATGGCTCCATCAGTAAATACCTTGACCACCCCACCGGCGATACTTTAAGTAAAACGATCAATGTGGTCAATCCTTTGTATGATGGTACCCTCAATAATTTTGATAACACTAAAAATATGGGAGTGCAGAACAATCTGCAGATGATCTGGACATTTAACTCCTTCCTTCGTTTACAGGGTAATCTGCAACTCAGCAAGGACAATACTTCCAGAGAAAATTTTCTTTCTCCCCTTAACAGTCAGTTCGATAACAGCAGCATCTATGAAAAAGGTGTTTATAACAATACCAAAACAGATGCCTTCAGTTATCAGGGAAATCTGATGCTTACTTATGCCCGTGTGATACAACAGCATTCCATCACTGGCAACTTCCGTACAGAAGCGCAGGAATCTTCTACCCGTGGCTACCGCACTGCAGCACAGGGGTTCCCGGAAAGCAGCAACGGCAACCCTGCCTTTGCTTTTTCCTATCAGACGAACAGCCGCCCTGGTGTGACTATCGATAAATACAGGCGTATCAATGCCCTGGCCAGTGTCAACTACATGTATGACGGACGGTATATGGCTGACTTCACATACAGGATAGATGGTTCTACCGCTTTCGGCAGCAACCGTAAATTTTCTCCTTTCTGGTCAGTAGGTATTGGCTGGAACCTGCATCAGGAGGAATTCTTTCAGACTATCAAATGGGTAAACCGTCTGAAGCTCCGCGCAGATATCGGCAGTTCTGGTAATCAGAACTTCAGCAGTTTCTCCTCCACTGATCTTTATCAGTATTATCAGCTGATCAATCCATTTGGCCAGGGCGCTGCCCTTACCACCATGGGAAACCCGGACCTCAAATGGCAGAACACCCTGAATGCCAACGCCGGAGCGGATATCACACTGCTGGGTAATCGCCTGAATATCACTTTTAACGCTTACGATAAAAAAACAGATCCGCTAATCGTGATCCTCACTTTGCCTTCTTCTACAGGAGTGAGTGGCTTCCCTGCCAACCTCGGCATCATGGATACACGAGGTATAGAAGCATTGGTGAACTATGCAGTCATCTACAAACCCAAACAAAGGATTATCTGGAAGCTGGGATATACCGGCAGCATGGTGCGCAGCAGGTATGAAGGCTTTAATAACGGATTGGCTGGCCTCAACAAACAACAGCAGGATGCCAAGTCACTGCAGCGTTTTTATGATGGCCGTAGTCCGGATGATATATGGGCAGTGCCTTCCCTCGGCATCGATCCTGCCTCAGGTATGGAAGTGCTGGTGAAAAAGAACGGGACCCACACTTTTGTATATAACACCGATGATATTGCCGTAGTAGGAAACTCCCGGCCTAAAATGGAAGGCGTGATCAGCAGCAATTTTACCTGGAAGGCTTTTAATCTGGGTATCAACCTGCGTTATCGCTGGGGCGGCGATGTATTTAATACAGCGCTCTTTAATAAAGTAGAAAACATCAGCAGGGGAGCGTTGGCCTACAACCAGGACAGGCGCGCACTCTACGACCGCTGGAAAAATCCGGGTGATGTGGCGCAGTTTAAAGGCATCTCCATCACAGAACAATCACAGATGTCTTCCCGCTTTGTTCAGCGTGAAAACACCATCACCGGCGAATCTGTGAACGTGGGCTATGAAATGCTGAATCAGCCATGGATACGCCGTGCAGGTATGCAAAGTCTCCGCTTCAATGCCTATCTCAACGACATCTTCAGGCTCTCTACCGTCCGCGCAGAAAGAGGTACCGACTATCCCTTTACCAATGCCGTGGCTTTCAGCGTTAGCGCTTCCTTTTAA